TATTTCTCGCCTCAATTGGGTGCGGCTAGTCGTAACGAAATTTTGTTAGGCAAGAATTAAGACTAATTCGTAATTCTTAATTCGTAATTAAACAAATCATACTTCTCCTGCTCATTAATTCTGAATTCCTGCATCTTGAGGAATAATTTCAGTGACTACTCTGCGGCCAGATGTACCACTTTTAACCACAATGTCTTCTGTTTGCAGATTACCAACGGCCGTTTCACCTGTAAAATTTATGGGAGGGTCAATTTGACGATAAATAACGTTCCCCTGCGCTTCTAATAATTTCTTGTCTAGATACCAGATGAGTTTATTAGATTTGAGGGACTGACGACGTTGACCTATAGCGGTGACATTACCTGTTAAATTGACAATTTTTTGCTGTATTTTCATTTCGCCTTTATTGGCGGTGACAGTCACATTTTCAGCACGCTGGACAACAGAGATCGGGGAATTTGTCTTCACCGTTTCTGCGTTCATGTCCCAGGTCATAGAGTTACTAACTATTTGCGTGGGTGGGTCTACTAAATTTAACTGGGCATTTTTTTTGATAGTAGCGATTTTAGTTTTTAAGTTGACTTCGGCAGCATCTCCCTTACCACTGTCAGTAATTTTATTGTTGTTGTAGCGGTCAATTTGGATGGGGCGATCGCTCGTTAATATTTCTTCTTTAATTCGCCAAGTTAAATTTTCACTTCGCATTTGCATTTGGGGATCAACGGAATTAGCGATTACACCACCAGAAAATTCTATGCGCTGTTCGCGGGTTTTAACTCGTGCTTCTTGCGCTACTGCTTTTAGTTGTTTATGAGTCCCATTGATTTGGTTACGGACAATTAATAAATCTTCTTGAGGCAACCACTCTAATTCATTACCTTGCAATACAATCCCATTTACAGGGTCTGTAGCCAGGATCTTGCCTTTGAGAAATAGCTTTTGACCATCCTGTTCAATATCTGCTTTTTCTGCTTGTATTTGGTAAATTGGTTTGCCATCTTGGTACAGTTCACCAACGGGTTTTTCTGCCTGCCCAATTTGTTTTTCTTGAGTGTATATCGCCTTCTTAGACCGAACTTTCCAAACAGGTCTTCCTACTTCATCTGCTTGTTCTAAAGTGACATACAAAAAAGGTTAAATTGCTTTCTTTGGGAGATGAATCAGCATTATCTGATTGCGAAGTTGTGGGAGATTTACCCCCACAACCAACTAATCCAAGTACCAATAAAAAAGTTAAAGGTAGGTAAAACCAATTTGCTTTTAGTTGTAAAGAATTGAGAGATAGTGATGAAAATAATCGTGGGAAATCTTGTTGATTTTGTCCCTTTTTTTCCACTATTTACTCTCTTTTTATGCCTACCTTTTTGATAATTCATTAATCTTGGATTTCTAACTGTTGATCAGCCTCTCTGATATCTTTCAGAAAACCCATGCTGGATAGAGGCCGATATGGATAGCTTTGACGCGGGTTTTTTTGGATATCTTCCTTGATGGCTTCTAAATCAATATAGCGATCGCTCACATTGATTAAACTATCACTGGTCATGGAGCGCAAGCTAACCACCTCTACGCGCACACCACGATAGCTGACTGAATTGACAGCATAAGCCAAATCCCCATCACCACTGACTAAAACTGCGGTATCATAAGAATCTACCAAAGCCATCATATCTACGGCAATTTCTACATCCAGGTTGGCTTTTTTCGAGCCATCAGGTAACTGTACTAAATCCTTCGCGATGACTCGGTAGCCATTGCGACGCATCCACAACAGAAACCCTTGTTGCTTTTCGTTTGTGCGGTCTACACCAGTATAAAAGAAAGAACGCAAGAGCCTAGAACCGCCAGTCAATCGGCATAGTAGCTTCGTATAGTCAATTTCGATTCCCAGTTGTAACGCTGCATAAAACAGATTAGAACCATCAATGAATATAGCTACACGACCTCGATTTTCTAAGACTTGTTCCGGCGTAAAGATGGAATCACTTTCTAGATTATTCAACATTGTTGTCATACCTCATTATTATGCTTGTTATATTTGATACGTAGTTTTTGAGATGTTATGCTAGAACAGCTTATGATAAGGTTTCGGAGCTAAGTAAGTTCAGCCCCGATCAGTTTTTTGACAAAATTAACAAATTGAACAGAATCGAAAAATGATGAAAAATTAAAAAGACTAATCGTTTTTGGGAATTTCTATGCGCTTAAAGACGGGTAGTGGTTTACCCAATGATTGTTCACTGCTTAATAACCCCCATTGTGCATGGGTAGCAAAAGGAGCAAGCATGGAAGTTTTTACTTGATCATTAAAGTCAATTCCAAAGCCCAGTTGCAGATAAATAGCGTTACTGATATTCGGAATTACTGGGGAAAGAAGATAAGCTGCTAGTCTAACAGATTCTAGAACTGCGTACAGGACTGTTTCCACTTCCTGCTGCTTTCCTTGTTTATATAATGACCAAGGGGCTTGCTCATCAATAAATTTATTGCAGGTTCGTACCAGCAACAGGGTAGCTTCGCAGGCTTGGTTGAAAGCTAGAGCTTGATATGATTGCTTTACCTGCTCTCCTAGACCTAAACCAATCGCTTTTAAAGGATTTTCGTCATTAATGGCTTCATTTCCAATTGTTAGTCCATCATTACTACAGTATTTCTTCACCATGTTTAAGGTGCGATTTAACAAATTACCTAAGTCATTAGCCAAATCTGCATTTAAAACATTAATGAATCTAACTTCATTAAAATCGCCATCTTTGCCAAATTCGATTTCCTTAAGGAAGTAATAACGAACTGCATCACTACCATAACTTTCAACTAGCCCGATGGGATCGAGGGTATTACCCAGGGACTTACCCATTTTTTTGACCATCTTTAGTTAAAAAACCATGTCCAAATACTTGATCTGGTAGGGGTAAACCAGCCGACATCAGCATGGCTGGCCAATAAACTGCATGAAATCTGAGGATATCTTTACCAATGAGATGTAGGTTAATTGGCCACCAAGTTTCTAAGGCGTTGGCTAAAGTTGGTTCTGCATCTGCTTCTAGTAATGCGGTGACATAAGCAAGCAAAGCATCAAACCAGACATAAAGGGTATGCTGGGAATCAACTGGTACCCGGAAACCCCAGTCTAGATTTACCCGCGAAATGGAAAAATCTTGTAAACCTTGGCTGACAAAGCTCAAGACTTCATTCCGCCGGCTTTCTGGTTGGATAAAATCTGGTCGAGACTGGTAAAATTCTTCCAGTTGAGTTTGATATTTAGATAAACTGAAAAAGTAGTTTTGCTCGTCTCGCCACTCAACTTCTTTGTTAGTATGAATAGGGCAACGCTTTCCCTCTAATAGGTCTCGTTCTTCCTTAAATTCTTCACAAGATACGCAGTACCAGCCTTTCTGTTTACCTTGGTAGATGTCGCCTTTTTCCCAAACTCGCATGAAAAATTCTTTGACGATGGCTTCATGACGGGATGCGGTAGTTCGACTAAAGCGGTCATATTGAATATTTAATAACTGCCATAACTTGATAAAGCTAGGCACAATTTGATCGCAAAATTCTTGTGGCGGTTTCCCTAAACTCTCTGCTGAACGCTGAATTTTTTGCCCGTGTTCATCTGTACCTGTAATCAGCAATACCTCATGCCCTAACAGCCTGTGAAACCGCGCCACTACATCTGCTGCTATTGTTGTGTAAGCACTGCCAACGTGAGGAACATCATTTACATAATATAGGGGTGTTGTCAATGCAAATCTTTTTTCGGTTTTATCTACTAAATTCATACAGAATAAAAAAATAAATTATTAAAACGGTTTCTATCTTACTTTTACAGCTAGATGCAGGCAATCATATAATATTACTACTTGTTTGACAAACCATAATTTAATATTAGCAAATTTCTGATGATCATAATTTTTGATTCATGTGGATAAATCCGGGTAGTCTCTACTCACAAGACATAATTTATCTACTCATAAACATTTCTCATGATTGCTATCATATTAATGGTGACGGTGAATACATCAGTCTAAATTTTGAAAATGTAGCTACCTTTATGGATAAATTTTTTCTGCCTTAAGACTACTTTAGTATCAATACAGAAATGTAAAAATTAAGTCAAGAACATCGGCTATATTTTTCCAAAAATATATTAATTACCCATGACTCCAAATAGTCCCCTGGATATTTCTCGCTATTTCCTAGCGGCGTTATCAACGCAAATTTTCCGCTATCACGAAGATCGCATTCCCAGGAATGGTAGTGTTCTGGTAGTCAGCAATCACCGTAGCTTTATGGATGCACTGGTTTTGATGTCGGCGTTATCCAGACCAATTCGCTTTGCTTGTCATCACTATATGGGACAAGTACCACTGATGCGGGAAATTGTCACGGGACAATTGGGATGCTTTCCCTTAGAGGATACACCCAGTCGCCAGCAAAGTTTTTTTGAACAGTCACAGATAATTTTACAGTCACAGCAGATGGTGGGTGTTTTCCCTGAAGGAACTCGGCCAATGGTGACAGCTACCAAACCAAATGAAGTTGGTAAATTTCACAGAGGTTTTGCTCATTTAGCTTTGCGGTCTAATGTCGAGGATTTAGCAATTTTACCAATTGCGATCGCCTCCCTACAAGAAATCAATGCTCATGGTTTACCTCTGCGACTATTAAGTTTATTCGACCCTTCAGAACCTCTGTTTAATCAACCAGGTTTACATCCCTTGGTTCTATATAATCGGGTGGCTGTGTTAGTTGGTCGCCCTTATTGGATTACACCACAACATCAACAGAAATATCATGGCAAACAAGCGAAAAATGTTGTGAATGAACTAACTGAAAATTGTCACGATGAAGTTGCTAGTTTACTAGCGCAAGGTTGTTATTAAAGGGTGGAATAATTTCACGGATATATTTAATGCTGTTCCGTTTTTAGAGGATGTTTCTCGTAAGCATTACCAATAGTTTTTTCAGGAGTATTCTTAAATTGATTGGTCTATCCTTCACAGGCTGATCATTTATTCAGTTAATGTTAACTATTTAATTTATGTAGTAATCATAGATGAGTTATGAACATAGATGATCGAACCGCCAAGACCGCCAAGTGAAATGGGAAAGAATTTTATGAATGATTTATAATTTTTATTATTTAATGGTAGTTTTTACTACAGACGATACGATTTTATCATAAAACCAAAAAATTGAATTTATATTTTACAATGCCAAAAGTTGAGCTAAAGCCGTGTTTCCTGACTCCTAACCGAGTCCAAATAGAGTATCCGTTGTTTGTGTATTTACCAGGGTTAGATGGAACTGGTGAATTATTGCGATCGCAAACTGCGGGCTTAGAGGTTGGCTTTGATGTCCGGTGTTTGGCGATTCCCAGACAAGACCTCACCACCTGGGACGAGTTAAGCAACAACGTCTTAGACTTGATCCATGCCGAATTAGAAAAAAGCTCACACAGACCAGTTTACCTGTGTGGCGAGTCCTTTGGGGGTTGTTTGGCGATGAAAGTAGCAACCCAATCGCCACAGTTATTTAAGCGAATTATCTTAATTAACCCAGCATCAGCTTTTCAGCTGCGCCCTTGGTTGGCTTGGACATCCCAATTTACTTACTTTGTTCCAGAATATTTGTATGATCTGGGCGCACTAGGGTTATTACCCTTTTTAGCATCCTTGGCACGTATTCCCCGCCACCTGCGCCATGAACTGCTGAAAACGATGCGTTCTGTACCCCCAGCTACAGTTAACTGG
The window above is part of the Nodularia spumigena CCY9414 genome. Proteins encoded here:
- a CDS encoding NYN domain-containing protein; this encodes MLNNLESDSIFTPEQVLENRGRVAIFIDGSNLFYAALQLGIEIDYTKLLCRLTGGSRLLRSFFYTGVDRTNEKQQGFLLWMRRNGYRVIAKDLVQLPDGSKKANLDVEIAVDMMALVDSYDTAVLVSGDGDLAYAVNSVSYRGVRVEVVSLRSMTSDSLINVSDRYIDLEAIKEDIQKNPRQSYPYRPLSSMGFLKDIREADQQLEIQD
- a CDS encoding lysophospholipid acyltransferase family protein; this encodes MTPNSPLDISRYFLAALSTQIFRYHEDRIPRNGSVLVVSNHRSFMDALVLMSALSRPIRFACHHYMGQVPLMREIVTGQLGCFPLEDTPSRQQSFFEQSQIILQSQQMVGVFPEGTRPMVTATKPNEVGKFHRGFAHLALRSNVEDLAILPIAIASLQEINAHGLPLRLLSLFDPSEPLFNQPGLHPLVLYNRVAVLVGRPYWITPQHQQKYHGKQAKNVVNELTENCHDEVASLLAQGCY
- a CDS encoding alpha/beta fold hydrolase — protein: MPKVELKPCFLTPNRVQIEYPLFVYLPGLDGTGELLRSQTAGLEVGFDVRCLAIPRQDLTTWDELSNNVLDLIHAELEKSSHRPVYLCGESFGGCLAMKVATQSPQLFKRIILINPASAFQLRPWLAWTSQFTYFVPEYLYDLGALGLLPFLASLARIPRHLRHELLKTMRSVPPATVNWRLSLLNEFSVTEAQLRQLTQAVLLIAGAGDRLLPSVNEARRLLSILPNPKLAVLPDSGHACLLEHNINLYKILREQNFVEHQLKAEQGVGSGE